A genomic window from Leptolyngbya sp. BL0902 includes:
- the ctaD gene encoding cytochrome c oxidase subunit I: MAQADLSFNSPVAPHGHPDKWKWYHYFTFNVDHKVIGIQYLVTSFLFYLVGGFMAVMLRTELATPDSDFLSPELYNAFLTNHGTIMIFLWIVPAAIGGFGNYLIPLMIGARDMAFPKLNAIAFWLNPPAGALLLGSFYFGGAQAGWTSYPPLSEITANAAQTLWILAIVLVGTSSILGSVNFLITIWKMRVPSMKWDQIPLFCWAMVATSILALFSTPVLAAGLILLLFDINFGTSFFKPDAGGDVVVYQHLFWFYSHPAVYLMILPIFGIMSEVIPVHARKPIFGYKAIAYSSLTICFVGLFVWVHHMFTSGTPPWMRIFFTISTLIVAVPTGIKIFSWVATLWGGKIRYTTAMLFAVGLLSMFVFGGLSGVTLGTAPFDIHVHDTYYVVGHFHYVLFGGSVFGIYSAVYHWFPKITGRMLNEKLGQVHFVLTFIGTILTFTPMHALGMQGMPRRVAMYDAQFTDLNQLVTVGAYILAVSVIPFYSNVLWSWNKGEEAGDNPWNALTLEWTTASPPIIENWEVLPVVTHGPYEYGHEPEKELETAS, from the coding sequence ATGGCGCAAGCAGACCTTTCCTTTAACAGTCCTGTGGCTCCCCACGGACATCCCGATAAGTGGAAGTGGTACCACTACTTCACCTTTAATGTGGATCACAAGGTAATTGGGATTCAGTACCTCGTCACCTCCTTTTTGTTTTATTTGGTCGGCGGCTTTATGGCCGTCATGCTGCGGACAGAATTGGCCACGCCGGATTCAGATTTCCTCAGCCCCGAACTCTACAACGCCTTTTTGACCAACCACGGCACCATCATGATCTTTCTGTGGATTGTGCCCGCCGCCATTGGGGGATTTGGCAATTACTTAATTCCCCTGATGATTGGGGCGCGGGATATGGCTTTCCCGAAACTGAACGCCATCGCCTTTTGGCTGAATCCTCCCGCTGGGGCGCTGTTATTAGGCAGCTTCTACTTCGGCGGTGCCCAGGCAGGCTGGACATCCTACCCGCCCCTGAGCGAAATTACCGCCAACGCCGCCCAAACCCTGTGGATTTTGGCGATTGTGCTGGTGGGAACTTCCTCTATTTTGGGTTCCGTCAACTTCTTGATTACCATCTGGAAAATGCGCGTCCCCAGCATGAAGTGGGATCAAATTCCCCTATTCTGCTGGGCCATGGTGGCGACGTCTATTTTGGCCCTGTTTTCCACCCCCGTCCTCGCCGCTGGGCTGATTCTGCTGCTGTTTGATATCAACTTTGGCACCTCCTTCTTCAAACCCGATGCGGGCGGCGATGTGGTGGTGTATCAGCACCTCTTCTGGTTCTATTCTCACCCGGCGGTTTATCTGATGATTCTGCCCATCTTCGGCATCATGTCGGAGGTGATTCCCGTCCATGCCCGTAAGCCGATTTTTGGGTATAAGGCGATTGCCTATTCCTCGCTCACCATCTGCTTTGTGGGCCTGTTTGTGTGGGTTCACCACATGTTTACCAGCGGTACGCCCCCCTGGATGCGGATTTTCTTCACCATTTCCACGCTGATTGTGGCCGTACCCACAGGCATCAAAATCTTTAGCTGGGTTGCCACCCTTTGGGGCGGAAAAATTCGCTACACCACGGCCATGCTATTCGCCGTTGGTCTGTTGTCGATGTTCGTGTTTGGGGGCCTCAGCGGCGTCACCCTCGGCACCGCTCCCTTTGATATCCATGTCCACGATACCTACTACGTGGTTGGCCATTTTCACTACGTGCTCTTTGGCGGTTCGGTGTTTGGGATTTACTCAGCGGTCTACCACTGGTTCCCCAAAATTACCGGACGAATGCTGAACGAAAAACTGGGCCAAGTTCACTTTGTCCTCACCTTCATCGGCACCATCCTCACCTTCACCCCCATGCACGCCTTGGGAATGCAGGGAATGCCCCGCCGAGTGGCCATGTATGACGCCCAATTCACCGACCTGAATCAGCTCGTTACGGTAGGCGCTTATATCCTTGCGGTGTCGGTAATTCCCTTCTACAGCAATGTGCTGTGGAGTTGGAATAAAGGCGAAGAAGCTGGCGATAATCCTTGGAACGCGCTGACCTTGGAATGGACAACCGCTTCACCCCCGATCATCGAAAATTGGGAAGTGCTACCCGTTGTCACCCACGGCCCCTACGAGTATGGCCACGAACCTGAAAAGGAATTAGAAACAGCCTCTTAG
- a CDS encoding cytochrome c oxidase subunit II produces MQQIPAPFWTLVIGVVVTLISLWYGQNNHLLPVQASEQAPLVDDFFNVMVTIGTALFIVVQGAIIYSLIRFRRRKGDDTDGLPIEGNLPLEAFWTAIPAIIVVGLGLYSVVVFQDMGGFAPGGHHHGGMMMAQAPQHEMADVGSPMLAQAEEGKTRQVYGFGASPMVEGNIPDLTVNVTGMQYAWIFRYPDTGIVDGELHVPIGQDVQLLIEAQDVIHSFWVPQFRLKQDALPGQPAELRFVATKEGTYPVVCAELCGAYHGGMRTQVIVHSLEDYAAWEASRVAALPGSAETVAFNSAPRTDAEYLAQIAQDIPIEAAQIAQLAPTLKP; encoded by the coding sequence ATGCAACAAATTCCGGCCCCCTTTTGGACTCTCGTGATTGGGGTAGTAGTGACCCTAATCAGCCTTTGGTATGGGCAAAATAATCACCTTCTACCCGTTCAAGCTTCAGAACAAGCGCCCCTAGTGGATGACTTTTTTAACGTCATGGTCACTATCGGCACGGCCCTGTTCATTGTGGTGCAGGGTGCCATTATCTATTCGCTCATTCGCTTTCGCCGCCGCAAAGGGGACGACACCGACGGCCTTCCCATTGAGGGCAACCTGCCCCTAGAAGCCTTTTGGACGGCTATTCCCGCCATCATTGTGGTGGGGTTGGGGCTCTATAGCGTGGTGGTGTTTCAAGATATGGGCGGCTTTGCCCCCGGTGGCCATCACCACGGCGGCATGATGATGGCCCAAGCGCCCCAGCACGAAATGGCCGATGTGGGTTCGCCCATGCTGGCCCAGGCAGAAGAGGGCAAAACCCGCCAGGTCTACGGCTTTGGGGCATCGCCTATGGTGGAGGGCAATATCCCTGACCTGACGGTGAATGTGACCGGAATGCAGTACGCCTGGATTTTCCGCTACCCCGACACGGGCATTGTGGACGGTGAACTCCATGTTCCCATTGGCCAGGATGTGCAACTGCTCATCGAAGCCCAGGATGTGATCCATTCCTTCTGGGTGCCCCAATTCCGTCTCAAGCAGGATGCCCTGCCCGGTCAGCCCGCTGAACTGCGCTTTGTGGCCACCAAAGAAGGCACCTATCCCGTCGTCTGCGCCGAACTCTGTGGAGCCTACCACGGCGGCATGAGAACCCAGGTGATCGTCCATTCCCTCGAAGACTACGCTGCTTGGGAAGCCAGTCGCGTCGCCGCCCTGCCTGGTTCTGCCGAAACGGTGGCCTTCAACTCTGCCCCTCGCACCGATGCCGAATACCTGGCCCAAATCGCCCAAGACATCCCCATCGAAGCGGCCCAAATCGCCCAACTAGCCCCAACCCTCAAACCGTAG